In the Candidatus Cloacimonas acidaminovorans str. Evry genome, one interval contains:
- a CDS encoding N-formylglutamate amidohydrolase gives MIYSDVFLGDNKFPLLAFAIHNGNYMPPELLQNCGIDADTRLREEDPYTNGFAECFPNRIIVQTSRFAVDLNRPPEKAVYQKPEDAWGLQVRKMPIADNLYTKLLKAYADWYQIIRYQIERLLKIHSTLIILDLHSYNHRRGGPDVAPDPQTQNPDLILGRNNLPESVYPIVENLRLLLDGNPFQNIKLDCRCDIKFSGGHFSRWVNQTFGNKVLCLTIEFKKIFMDEWTGELNLPAYFQLKEIFQTAVLKWMSEITSLEKKG, from the coding sequence ATGATTTATAGTGATGTCTTTCTGGGGGATAATAAATTCCCGTTATTAGCTTTTGCTATTCATAACGGCAATTATATGCCACCAGAACTTTTACAGAACTGTGGAATTGATGCGGACACAAGATTACGCGAAGAAGACCCTTATACCAATGGCTTTGCAGAATGTTTTCCCAATAGAATTATTGTGCAAACCAGCCGTTTTGCCGTTGATTTGAATCGCCCTCCTGAAAAAGCTGTCTATCAAAAACCGGAAGATGCTTGGGGCTTGCAGGTTCGTAAAATGCCTATCGCGGATAACCTGTATACAAAATTGCTTAAAGCATACGCCGACTGGTATCAGATTATCCGCTATCAAATTGAACGCTTGCTGAAAATTCATTCCACCCTAATTATTTTAGACCTGCATAGCTATAATCATAGAAGAGGCGGTCCTGATGTTGCTCCCGACCCTCAAACCCAAAATCCCGATCTTATTTTGGGCAGAAATAACCTTCCCGAAAGTGTTTATCCTATTGTAGAAAATTTGCGTTTGCTGCTGGATGGTAACCCTTTTCAAAACATAAAATTGGACTGCCGTTGCGATATAAAATTTAGCGGAGGACATTTTTCCCGTTGGGTAAATCAGACCTTCGGCAACAAAGTTCTCTGCCTAACTATTGAATTCAAAAAGATTTTTATGGATGAATGGACCGGAGAACTGAACCTGCCCGCCTATTTTCAGCTGAAAGAAATCTTCCAAACTGCTGTCCTCAAATGGATGAGCGAAATTACATCCCTGGAGAAAAAAGGTTAA
- a CDS encoding glycine--tRNA ligase subunit alpha gives MNFQDLILSLQNYWAEKGCCLIQPYDLEMGAGTFHPSTFFGTLGKKPCAIAYPQPCRRPKDGRYGENPNRFQHYYQFQVIIKPTPDDIQNLYLKSLSAIGIDISMHDIRFVEDDWESPTLGAWGLGWEVWLDGMEISQFTYFQQVASIDVFPVSVELTYGLERIAMYIQNVDDYRLLAWNENIGYAELFYEREKEYSAYNFEEADTTLLFQLFQDYEKECNALLGKQLIYPAYDMLLKCSHTFNLLEARGVISVTERASYIARIRNLARACANAYLAKYNA, from the coding sequence ATGAACTTTCAAGATCTGATACTATCTCTGCAAAATTATTGGGCTGAAAAGGGTTGTTGTTTAATTCAACCCTACGATTTGGAAATGGGAGCAGGAACTTTTCATCCTTCCACCTTTTTTGGCACTTTAGGAAAAAAACCTTGTGCCATTGCTTATCCGCAACCTTGTAGAAGACCCAAAGACGGTCGTTATGGAGAAAATCCCAATCGTTTTCAACATTATTATCAGTTTCAAGTGATTATCAAACCAACTCCGGATGATATTCAAAATTTATACTTAAAAAGCTTATCCGCTATTGGAATTGATATTTCAATGCACGATATCCGTTTTGTGGAAGACGATTGGGAATCACCAACTTTAGGTGCTTGGGGTTTAGGTTGGGAGGTCTGGTTGGATGGAATGGAAATTTCTCAATTTACATACTTTCAACAGGTCGCCAGCATAGATGTTTTTCCCGTTAGTGTAGAACTAACTTATGGACTGGAGCGCATAGCAATGTATATTCAAAATGTGGATGATTACCGCTTGCTTGCCTGGAATGAAAATATTGGTTATGCGGAACTTTTCTATGAGCGCGAAAAAGAATATAGTGCCTATAACTTTGAAGAGGCAGATACAACCCTACTGTTCCAGCTTTTTCAGGATTATGAAAAGGAATGCAATGCCCTTTTAGGTAAACAACTTATTTATCCTGCTTATGATATGTTGTTAAAATGTTCTCACACTTTTAACTTACTGGAAGCCAGAGGAGTTATAAGTGTTACGGAAAGAGCATCTTACATAGCCAGAATACGAAATTTGGCTCGCGCCTGTGCTAATGCTTATTTAGCCAAATATAACGCTTAA
- a CDS encoding MerR family transcriptional regulator — MKKYYYTIGEVSNLLGVKPYIIRYWETEFPGLNAIKSEGRIRKYNEQQVLLLRRIYDLLYNQRYTIEGARKIIKQERTKIQTKTKEKLDDSLSSAKKDSKMKTEITEILQDIKKDLTLIQQTCKNYNQDKK; from the coding sequence ATGAAAAAATATTATTACACAATAGGCGAAGTTAGCAATCTTTTAGGTGTTAAGCCCTATATTATTCGCTATTGGGAAACTGAATTTCCCGGGCTGAATGCCATAAAGAGTGAAGGGCGCATCAGAAAATACAATGAACAGCAGGTTCTTTTGCTGCGTAGAATTTACGACCTACTCTATAATCAGCGCTATACCATTGAAGGTGCCAGAAAGATTATTAAGCAGGAAAGAACCAAAATTCAAACTAAAACAAAAGAGAAACTTGACGATTCTCTATCTTCCGCAAAAAAGGATTCAAAAATGAAAACTGAAATAACGGAAATACTACAGGACATAAAAAAAGACCTGACGCTTATTCAGCAAACCTGTAAAAACTATAATCAGGATAAAAAATGA
- the lnt gene encoding apolipoprotein N-acyltransferase, which translates to MDLLWVLLSALMLALSRLPIHCGWMVFFGWIPLLYVLERRKVKLWQAGLLFSVVYIGVVMYWIAGVTFFGLIGIAIVYFLFYWLCFYAISRIGRFYPRLFYPNFIAVMLSFEYLQNFGETRFPWFNNAYSLSDYTVLIQAGDLGGVILLSLLILLINVLLYEVLLKKKTQCLLYVAGIFILWIGYGIYCLNYLPVQKQDPKITVMQPSIPQDEKWDESAYQQILHRYDALCAQAKKDSTKLIIFPEAAMPVYLMYDYRARNYLNDLMQKYELEIFTGFPHFTLAPENHINSELYYNAAALFHPDGSISELYYKNILVPVGERMLWLNVFPFLWKLQFGQANWEFGNGPVYYQTDSLTFSPSICYELAFAEFHQQMAIRKDKTTGKLKKADFLVNITNDAWFGTSYGPWLHSIMAKFRAVENRIQIYRSANTGISLIVDPFGRIIAKAGLFEITNLQAPLYRCSRIPVYRYIYWYPWIFVILAGGLFLFSFTKKKQKGEVL; encoded by the coding sequence ATGGATTTACTTTGGGTTTTACTTTCGGCTTTAATGCTTGCCTTATCGCGTTTGCCAATACATTGTGGTTGGATGGTTTTCTTTGGTTGGATTCCCTTGCTCTATGTTTTAGAGCGAAGAAAAGTGAAATTATGGCAGGCAGGACTTCTATTTTCTGTTGTTTATATCGGCGTTGTAATGTATTGGATAGCGGGAGTTACTTTTTTTGGTTTGATCGGCATCGCTATTGTCTATTTCTTATTTTACTGGCTTTGCTTTTATGCAATTAGCAGGATAGGTAGATTTTATCCCCGTCTTTTTTACCCTAATTTTATTGCTGTGATGTTAAGCTTTGAATATTTACAAAATTTTGGAGAAACAAGATTTCCGTGGTTTAATAATGCCTATTCGCTATCGGACTATACTGTTTTAATTCAGGCAGGTGATTTGGGAGGGGTAATTCTACTTTCTTTGCTTATTTTGCTCATCAATGTTTTGCTTTATGAAGTTCTCCTTAAAAAGAAGACGCAATGTCTATTATATGTAGCCGGCATCTTTATTCTTTGGATTGGTTATGGTATATATTGTTTAAACTATTTGCCCGTTCAAAAACAAGACCCCAAAATAACCGTTATGCAACCCTCAATTCCTCAGGACGAAAAATGGGATGAGAGTGCCTATCAGCAAATATTACATCGTTATGATGCTCTTTGTGCTCAGGCAAAAAAGGATTCCACCAAACTAATAATTTTTCCGGAAGCCGCAATGCCGGTTTACCTAATGTATGATTATCGGGCACGAAACTATTTGAATGACCTGATGCAAAAATATGAACTGGAAATTTTTACCGGCTTTCCGCATTTTACTTTAGCTCCTGAAAATCATATTAACAGTGAATTATATTACAATGCAGCGGCTCTTTTTCATCCCGATGGCTCAATCTCGGAATTGTATTATAAAAATATTCTGGTTCCAGTTGGTGAAAGAATGCTGTGGCTGAATGTTTTCCCTTTTTTATGGAAATTGCAGTTTGGACAGGCAAACTGGGAATTTGGCAACGGACCGGTTTATTACCAAACAGATAGTTTAACCTTTTCCCCTTCAATATGTTATGAGCTTGCTTTTGCTGAATTTCATCAGCAGATGGCAATCAGGAAAGACAAAACAACAGGTAAATTAAAAAAAGCCGATTTTTTAGTAAATATTACTAATGATGCCTGGTTTGGAACTTCCTACGGTCCCTGGCTCCATTCTATTATGGCAAAATTTCGGGCAGTGGAAAACCGGATTCAAATTTACCGTAGTGCCAATACCGGAATTTCTTTAATTGTAGACCCTTTTGGCCGCATAATTGCCAAAGCGGGTCTCTTTGAAATCACAAATTTGCAAGCACCTCTTTATCGTTGTTCCCGTATACCTGTTTATCGTTATATTTATTGGTATCCGTGGATTTTTGTAATTCTGGCGGGAGGACTTTTCCTCTTCAGCTTCACTAAAAAGAAACAAAAAGGTGAGGTCTTATGA
- a CDS encoding NHL repeat-containing protein, which translates to MRKVLFLAIIVSLAICLVVLNCCSDINRRTPMDIEYFNLVKAIPLGMQTDKIQYHSQSNTLYAMSIKSQEIYIFQDQERKNVLGGLGSSKVNFQYLADIAMGSDNSLYVLDSSARIVKKFSSDGSPSGSIELKNSVQPKCLCVYQDQGLFIFDSASGEIINYSGIDGTELNRFGRFQLQQVNSLFCNHDYLIAYDKANNVSNIFSVLGQFVKTEQGQVVYDLYNNAICFNAGMLKCLSSSAYLPLAAENVFMCISNDLLALRIGEEIRIYKINYARVE; encoded by the coding sequence ATGCGGAAGGTTTTATTTTTAGCCATCATTGTATCTTTAGCAATCTGCTTGGTCGTGCTAAATTGCTGTTCCGACATCAACAGAAGAACTCCAATGGATATTGAATATTTCAATTTGGTTAAAGCTATCCCTTTGGGAATGCAGACAGATAAAATTCAGTATCATTCCCAAAGCAATACGCTTTATGCAATGAGCATTAAAAGTCAGGAAATTTATATTTTCCAGGATCAAGAGCGGAAAAATGTGCTTGGTGGTTTAGGCAGTTCCAAAGTTAATTTTCAATACCTGGCAGATATAGCTATGGGTAGTGATAATTCTTTATATGTGTTGGATTCATCTGCTCGCATTGTGAAAAAATTCAGTTCTGACGGCAGTCCTTCCGGCAGTATTGAGCTTAAAAACAGTGTGCAACCCAAATGCCTTTGTGTATATCAAGACCAGGGTTTATTTATTTTTGATTCTGCCAGCGGGGAAATTATCAACTATTCGGGAATTGACGGAACCGAACTGAATCGGTTTGGCAGATTTCAGCTTCAGCAGGTAAATTCTCTTTTTTGCAATCACGATTATCTGATTGCTTATGACAAGGCAAATAATGTAAGCAACATATTTTCCGTGCTGGGTCAATTTGTAAAGACGGAACAGGGACAGGTAGTTTATGATTTATACAATAACGCTATTTGTTTTAATGCAGGAATGCTGAAATGTTTATCCAGTTCTGCCTATTTACCTTTAGCTGCGGAAAATGTATTTATGTGTATCAGTAACGATTTATTAGCTTTAAGAATAGGAGAAGAAATCCGTATTTATAAAATAAACTATGCGCGGGTGGAATAA
- the recJ gene encoding single-stranded-DNA-specific exonuclease RecJ produces MMNKKWLIPSPPGKEINPEIEKLSAEFKLPRLVAELLYRKGIKTVNSAQEFFKPSMDNLYDPYLFPDMEKAVQRILRAIDSKEKITIYGDYDVDGTTATALLYLGLKRIGANIDFYIPHRMIDGYGLSLGSLDALRENGSSLIISVDCGVNAIEEINAINSMGMEIIITDHHNPKDELPPAFAIINPKLPGTKYPYEHLAGVGVAYKLLMAIYNNLGIDSAENKLKYMDLVAVGTIADIVPLTSENRIFASIGLQHLIEKKNLGLNALVQISGLNQKNLDTTDIVFGIAPRINAAGRMGSASVSVELLISTDEAKSMELAEIIEHQNSLRQQEDQKTFQEACDIIEKKYKDLQQTSCMVVSSDDWHPGVIGIVASKLVEKYYRPVIMISFKDGFGSGSGRSVADFDLFEALKQTEHNLHSFGGHKYAVGLTIYQEYLDRFENELTRFVSENLRLEQIQPPLQIDAEIELYNINNTLLDALEHFAPFGPDNTRPVFMTRNVTIASYPYNVGRNHLKLKVVKDGIYFNLIGYNLGDYLPLLKKNGKLDIAYTLEYNRFGNNLTIQGKLKDLQILKD; encoded by the coding sequence ATGATGAACAAAAAATGGTTAATACCATCTCCACCAGGAAAGGAAATAAACCCTGAAATTGAAAAGTTAAGTGCCGAATTCAAACTTCCGCGTTTGGTAGCTGAATTATTATACCGTAAAGGGATAAAGACCGTAAATTCTGCGCAGGAGTTTTTTAAGCCCTCAATGGATAATTTATATGACCCCTATCTCTTTCCCGATATGGAAAAGGCAGTTCAGCGTATTTTACGCGCTATAGACAGCAAAGAAAAAATAACTATTTATGGTGATTACGATGTAGATGGCACAACTGCTACCGCTTTATTGTATTTAGGTTTGAAACGCATCGGTGCCAATATTGATTTTTACATTCCTCATCGGATGATAGATGGTTACGGTTTATCGCTTGGCAGTTTGGATGCTTTAAGAGAGAATGGTTCTTCTCTTATTATCAGTGTTGATTGTGGAGTGAATGCCATTGAGGAAATCAATGCTATAAACTCTATGGGAATGGAAATTATTATTACTGATCATCACAATCCCAAAGATGAATTGCCTCCTGCTTTTGCTATTATCAATCCCAAACTCCCAGGAACAAAATACCCTTATGAACATCTTGCCGGAGTTGGAGTTGCCTATAAACTGCTGATGGCAATCTACAATAACTTGGGTATTGACAGTGCGGAAAACAAGCTTAAGTATATGGATCTTGTAGCAGTTGGAACAATTGCCGATATTGTTCCGCTCACTTCGGAAAACCGTATTTTTGCTTCCATTGGGCTTCAGCACTTAATAGAGAAAAAGAACCTGGGCTTAAATGCTTTAGTCCAAATTTCCGGGTTGAATCAGAAAAACCTGGATACCACAGATATCGTTTTTGGCATTGCACCCAGAATAAATGCTGCAGGCAGAATGGGAAGCGCTTCCGTTTCCGTAGAACTTTTAATTTCAACCGATGAGGCAAAGAGTATGGAACTGGCTGAAATTATTGAACATCAGAATTCTTTACGGCAACAGGAAGACCAGAAAACCTTTCAAGAGGCATGTGACATTATTGAAAAGAAATATAAGGACTTACAACAAACATCCTGTATGGTCGTTTCTTCCGATGACTGGCATCCAGGAGTAATCGGAATTGTTGCTTCCAAGCTGGTAGAAAAATATTATCGTCCGGTGATTATGATTTCCTTCAAAGACGGTTTTGGCAGTGGTTCCGGACGCAGTGTTGCCGATTTTGATCTTTTTGAAGCATTGAAGCAAACAGAGCATAATTTGCATAGTTTCGGAGGTCATAAATATGCTGTGGGTTTAACTATTTATCAGGAATATTTAGACCGTTTTGAAAACGAATTAACCAGGTTTGTTTCCGAAAACTTACGCCTGGAACAAATTCAACCGCCTTTACAGATAGATGCCGAAATTGAGCTTTACAACATAAACAATACCTTGCTTGATGCTTTGGAGCATTTTGCTCCTTTTGGTCCTGATAATACGCGTCCTGTTTTTATGACCCGCAATGTAACTATAGCAAGTTATCCTTATAATGTAGGAAGAAATCATCTGAAACTGAAAGTAGTTAAAGATGGCATTTACTTTAATTTAATTGGTTATAATTTGGGGGATTATCTACCTCTGCTGAAAAAGAACGGCAAACTGGATATTGCCTACACCCTTGAATATAACCGTTTTGGGAATAATTTAACCATTCAAGGCAAGCTTAAGGATTTACAAATTCTAAAGGATTAG
- a CDS encoding PTS sugar transporter subunit IIA, which translates to MLLASFLEAHNILFENRVLTKEQVYKELVDRLCSQYKLPISSSKLLELIFKREEEVSCAYPTGIAIPHIRMDGFNDTLIAMAFLENPLDYNGIKVNWVVLILTDKTSSKTYLNIVAALLKLSKDKEAIKALASAGDGHSVIHYLKKNEVEVKKDVIIADIMVQNPIAVLPQNSLRELINLMSTHKVAGMPVVDETGKYVGEVNVLNLLEVGIPNYVMMLDNLNFLSSYEPLENLFSKQDLLFVKDIMTTDEIFVRPEASIIETVFLMVSHNKRYLSVVKEEKLVGLITAMDILRKVIAV; encoded by the coding sequence ATGTTATTAGCCAGCTTTCTGGAAGCGCATAATATTCTGTTTGAAAACAGGGTTTTAACAAAAGAACAGGTCTATAAGGAATTGGTAGACCGATTGTGCAGTCAATATAAATTGCCGATTAGCAGTTCCAAACTTTTAGAGCTGATATTTAAACGCGAGGAAGAGGTCTCCTGTGCTTATCCAACAGGTATTGCTATTCCTCATATTCGTATGGACGGCTTTAATGATACTTTGATAGCAATGGCTTTTTTGGAGAATCCCCTTGATTATAATGGAATAAAAGTTAACTGGGTAGTTCTTATATTAACCGATAAAACAAGTTCCAAGACCTACCTGAATATTGTTGCTGCCTTGTTGAAACTTTCCAAAGATAAAGAAGCAATTAAAGCTTTGGCATCCGCAGGAGATGGGCATAGCGTTATTCATTATTTGAAAAAGAATGAAGTAGAAGTGAAAAAAGATGTAATTATTGCTGATATAATGGTGCAAAATCCAATTGCAGTTTTGCCCCAAAACAGTTTGCGGGAACTAATCAATCTGATGAGTACACATAAAGTTGCAGGAATGCCTGTAGTTGATGAAACAGGAAAATATGTAGGTGAAGTGAATGTTCTTAATTTGTTGGAAGTAGGAATTCCGAATTATGTAATGATGTTGGATAATTTAAATTTTCTTTCTTCTTATGAACCACTGGAAAATCTTTTCAGCAAACAGGATTTGCTTTTTGTGAAAGATATTATGACTACAGACGAAATATTTGTGCGTCCTGAGGCATCTATAATTGAAACTGTGTTTTTAATGGTTAGCCATAATAAGCGTTATCTTTCTGTAGTGAAGGAGGAAAAACTTGTAGGTCTGATTACGGCAATGGATATATTAAGAAAGGTTATAGCGGTGTAA